The genomic region aaatttatcaacctaaagcggagatgcaataaaaaataaaaatccaccaaaacattgagagagagagagagagagagaaaacctttttgtgagagaaaactatgcaaagaatgaaaaagagtgacaaatttatagtaagagcgaagggataagaagagacaaataaaagaagatgaagagaaagacGAATAACACTATTAAAGTGGAGGGTTGTGGGAATATGAAAAGGTAATGGAAGAAGAAAAGCTGAAGAAAgtgtaaatatataaaaaataagtgaatgtaaaaaaattataagaaaatcagaaataaaaaagaaatatatataaatgttaaaaccgacaaagatgaatatgtaaagtcaataatctatttatatatatatatattaaaaatagaaataattaataaataataattgtgtGGCGAATGATGTGGCGATGATGTGGCATGACAGGAGCTTAACAACAATTAATGTCACACTTtggcttttagtaatatatagatataaatatagattattACCTTTCAAATATATGAACAGAATTTGAGGCttcctaaaataatttttattatgtacaAGATGAagaccacaattttttttttcccctaaaaggGGCTTGCGAGCATGTGATTATGCCAAACATACAATCTTCTAAgtcacaattttatttataaaaaaaaaaggtgtgcaCTGCGCAGATGCTCTAGCTATGATGGGAGCTAAGCGCCAGATGGACTTTGTTTTGCTTGATTCCCTACATCTAGGGGTTGTGGATATTTTAATTCTGACGTAAGCTTTGTAAGAGGAGATAACCCACTTATCTTGTGAGAACAtgatttagttataaaatttcAACATTACATAAGCCATAGTTGAAGAGGAAGAATAAGTTTATGGCACTGAAGTTGGATATGGAGAAGGTATATTGTTAAAATGGAGTAGTCTTTCCTTCTCTAGGTTCTACAATGTGGCtttttcttaaagaataaaaagagtTGGATGAACTTGAATAGAATTTAACTTTAATTCATTTATCCAGTTAAGCATtgaaagtaattttattttcttacttaCAAAGACCTTTGATAGTTTCCTGTAGCAATTGTTCGTACAGATATTTTCAAGAGcctttgatagtttttttttctgggtGTAAAATTCAAGTCATTCAGGTTGAACCTGAAGAAAATATTGTAGAGGACAGTGATACTACCTAATTGAATTACTTTCTAATGCTTACGATATTTAAAATACAGAATTGCAGCATAGAGTTTTTCATTacttaagaaaaacaaatgagaATAAGAAATAAGAACAAATGTGCATAGACTGTAGTTAAGATCTGCATGAAACATATAACTTGTAAGAAGCATTTCATGCTGGTGATGGTTATAACCTTCCTCTGAGGCATTACTGCCGCTAAAAGCCTGCATCCAAATAGAACAAGAAGTGAGAATTATAGATGTCTCCAAGAAAGCAGGAATCCAAGATATTAAAAGTTAAAGATTGAAGGCACTCattctcaaaatttcaaacttcattTTAAATTCCATTACTAACGGAATGATTGATTAGTAAATATTTGTTTAAAGTTAAAGATAAAAGGCTCTTAACatttttaaacttcttttttaattccaaTATTGACAGAATGATTaattagtaaatatatgataaaaataaagaatgtaAACCTACCTCATTACTCATTAGGCAACTTTCTTTGCCATTTCCTGAGAACACCTCTCCCTATAGTAGAGTTATTTCTGAATATCATTCATAGGAGAAACCGTTAGTCCTTCAAACTAGCCTTCAATTAAATATGCATATCTTGTCTTCATCGGAAGgaaagtaacaaaaaaatgaCACAAAGTTCTGATTATGCATATTGAAACCTCAAAATATCATTTGCAAAATAGggatataaagagaaaaaattataatgttgCACACCAAAGTAGTAGTcgtaataataacaataataatcacTGATGATATTTAGATTTGTCACAAATTTGGAATTATATTGATAATGACAAAGCTATTATGAAAAGTATTTAGTGAATCTAATACTGTGCAACCTAGGGAATTTCCAATTGGCTAAGTTCCACAAAACTagttaaaggaaagaaaaccccTAGTATTTAAACATATGTAAGTCCTCTATAGGGATATCTTCAAATACAAGCATGACACACGGATGTGATGTGTCATGGTATATATAGTAAAGGGGGATTATGGGACTATAATTAAATCCACTAGCAATTGTTggtcacaatattttcagtgTCATTATTTTGGCAAGTAGCAGAGCTAGTTCACATTACTCCAACAGCATGGTAACTCCCATTTGATAATCTAATGCATactctttgttttaatttaacaaaaaaatgacaTGAGGTTCTGATTATACAGATTGAAGCCTTCAAAATACCAGTCAAAATAAGGTTACAAAGGAATTATTTTACAATGTTGcacaccaaaataataataatatatgatgTACCAATAATGATAATTAGATGTGTCACAAATCAGGAACTATATTGATAATGACAAAAGCTATTATCAAAAGAAATTAGTGATCTAATATTGTATGACCTAGGAATTTTCCATCTAGACAAGGACCACAAAAAGttgaaggaaagaaaatcaCTTGTATCTTGACATAATTTAAAGTCCTGTATAAGGATTTCTTCCTATACCAGCATGAGCATTTTCTGGTCACATTATGTCTAGTATCAGGATTTCAACAAGTAGCAGTGTTAGTTGGCCTAAAGAATAACAAAACTTACTGTCGATGTTTTCAACTGACATGTTACTCCAGCAACATGGTAACTCCCATTCAACAATGTAATGTATacttaaaatgaataaaaattgcTCTACACTCACTATTTAAAAATGTTTAAGCTATTCTAAAGTaagaaaaattgactaataaaataattgctgaaaatttgaacttgttACTTACCTAAAAGTTGTAGATGATGATTCTAAATCATCCCTCAGACTGAGTGAAGCCAATGGTTCTGATAGTGATTGCACAAGATCAGCTTCAGTACAACTATTTGAGCCTATTGGCCATCTCATTGGAACCACCAAAGACCTGTAGCAAATTAAACTTTGAGTTAGGTTTCCACAACACACATTCTTCCCAAATTTGAGAAATCCAACATAAAAgcttaaattttcttctttcccaCACCCTTCAGGCCTAAAGCACATATTCTGGAACAATAACCTTGCTTAAGTAGTAATTATAGAAATATATTGAGGTCGTCTCTCTCCCTGTCTAGTTATATTTATGTGTCTacaatatatatacttatattaaTAGATGAAGAATCTTGAACTGCCTTCTAAAACTCTATTTGACAAATTTCTTTGGTTAAGGCcaacttaattataacatgttGCCTCCAACCAGGATATCTAACTAGAATAGGTGGTTAGCTGCATTTGTGGCTATACCCAACGTCAAAGGTTCAAAGATTGTAGAgtaggggggaaaaaagaaaaacgaagTTCACCAATCACCATTTTGACTTCAGAAATCACATCTTCCACAAtcatgggaaaaaaattattaaaagctAATTGACAATTATGAATACAGACAAATACATACCTATTGAGACTTTTGTGTTTGCAGCGATTCATCTTATCCACCGTGTAATTCTCAAATAAGACATCAAGACGATTTGCTAGTCTTggcatttcagataatggcaaAATGTCCCAGACCTTCAAAATCTGAATGTAATATGAATTCTCCTCAAGTATGTCAACTGTCCAAACAAGATTTAGAAACCCATTGACCTTGTATTGCTCTAATAACTGGGAAGAAGTTCCATTATGGTAAAAGAGTTTTTTCATTTCGTGACGCCAACCATTTGCAAGATTTTCCAATAAAGTAAGCACTTCTTTACAAGTCTCAGcattttcaactttcaacatggatttcaaaaaatcattgCTGAAAGAGAcctatattaataaataaaaaataaaaaattagtgagGGTCAATTGATTATTGTTTAAACCTAATGAATAGAGGGATATGGAATTCAAATTCCAAAAGCCTTAGCCTCCTGTATTGAGTATTATCTATGCTTTGGTTCCTAGCATAAAATTGTAATTAAGAAGTAAAtggaaattaattaaaataaactcACTGGGATAtgtaaaatcaattttaatatgTTGTTCCCCTGATAATATCTGTTCAAGGGGAAGAACAAAACTGAGACAATGATTAAATCTTTTCCCCTTCATTTTTTGAGcagttttattatattatgaACAAACCAGACTAACTTTATGGACAAAATAGAAACTCAGGTCAATAAATTCTTCATATTGTCAAAAAGAAACTACCATAtatgaaataaaagaattttcAGCTTATACTTTTTGATAAGAGAAGCATAGaaactagaaactagaaacAATAGTTGATGTATCATTAAAAgtagtaaaaggaaaaaaataatttaattagcaTACCTTCCATCTAGCCTTTTTGAACAGAAAGGAATCCATGTTGAGTAAAATGTGTATTTGGTTATGTTCAACCAAGGCAACTGTAATAGCCTGAGCCAAGCTTTTGTCTTCATCAGCATTGTAGAAACACCCCCGCTTCTTGGCATCGATGACTAAATCCTTCCAAATAGTGCACCTTTTAATTAAAGTTGCTTCATTTCCCAATATCCAAAGGCAATGCCTGCAGAGTGAAAGCGTGCCTATTATATTAATTGCAAAAGCCACCAAAGCCTCAAAATATGTCAAAACTCAAGTATGCAATGTATTACCTTGCACGGGTTAGTGCCACATTTGCTCTTTGATGATTTTTAAGAAAACCAACTACTCCATTCATATTACATCTGACAGTAGAGACAATTATCACATCCTCCTCACCACCCTGGAACCCATCAACAGAGCGAATACTAATTGAGAAGTCATCATTAGAATCAACACTATAGTTTTTCACCTTCTCCCCAATTGCGTAGACTTGTGCCTTGTATGGTGAGATGATACCAACTTTAACTTTCTTCTTTGTGCAAACAGATTCTTTAGCAGTGGCAAGAGAAACAAATTCAAAAGAGTCATTGTACTCATAAAATGATCTATCATCAAGCTAACCATAATTTAAAATTCCTAGCATAACATTTCAGCAAAATTGAGACTAGGATTAGTTCCAAATTTATACATACCTTTGAAAAGGCTTGCAACTATCTCAGACGCCACAGCAACCTCAACCATATTTTTGAGACTGTGGCTGTTGTCGAATTCCTCTTTTCCATGTGCCACATTAATGAAAGAGTAGGAGCCAAACATATTTCCCTGAAGGAAACGCTTCTCATGCCTTCCTTCTTTGACATTGGGACCATccaaaatctgattttcatagaACACCCTATTTGGAAATAAGCTTATGGATGGATGCATCCTGTGCTGGACATTAAgaagttctttcttttttcctagcAATACCAGCCTCTGGAACAAACTTCTTCCAAATTCAGCTTTCTCAGAAACCTAATAATAGCAAATTTTAAGGATACATAAAATCTATTAATAATTCATAAAGACATAAAGACAGATAAAACTCTAAACCTTGCTTTTAACCATTGCAGGAAGTTGCTGCTCATCTCCAATGAGAATAGCATGGTGGAGGCCAGGAAGTTGTAAAGGAATGGTTGATTCACATTCTTTAAGCTGAGCAGCTTCATCTATAACCAGTACTTCCCATTTAACCATTACTTCATGCAATTTAGCAGAACTTGATACAGTGCAGAAAAATAGACATGAATTCTCCAGGCAGAATTTTTTTATCTCATCCTCACATCTAAAATCTGGAACAGGGAATTTTTGGGGAAGTGATCTAAGTATCCGAAGGCAATCTTTTCTCACAAAACTAGATTTCATTAAGTTACCGAGTCTGCTTTGTTCATTTTCACCAGAGACTTGCTTTAATCCTTTATCAGCAACGGTAACAGTACACAACAATGTTTCAAGAGATCTGAGAAAATCAAGAGCCAAGTTCATGTTCTTTACCACTTCTAATGAAATAAAAGAAGTAGGTAAGTGTGTATACAAATTGACAATACAGTAATTGAGACGCTTTAAAATGCAATCAAATCTTCTCTGAATAAACTCCTCAAAAGATAAAGGATCATcacatttgttttgtatttcctcattctctaatttcttttccttctcagaaggaaaaatctccagagttttcttgtttttgttttcatttaagACTTGAACAATaactttctttatatttttcttgcctttCTTGTCTTCAAAGGATTGATCAATCTCCTTTCCCTGGATCCtgtttctccctttatttttagacatccCTTCAATTTTGCCCTCCTTATTGTCTGTCATGCTTCTTTCATTCAAGTACAACTCATATTGGCGTTTAGGGTCCTCCAGCAAACACATCATTGATAGTAAACTACCTTTCCAACCAGATGATGAAACAAGGCATTCATATAGTATTTTAACACGGTTATCAAGGAATACATCAAGGAGGTCAGGACAATCGAAAATCTTCATTCGCTCACTATTCCCAAACAAAACCACATCTCCAAGCCCATAAGTATCATATTCAAGTGACCCTGTCACATTCTTTAGAAGCCGCTGCGTCACTTCTAAAAGAGCAGTATTGGTTGGGGCACATGTAAGTGTTCTGCATTTCATTCTAAGAAGAGAGCATAACATGAAACCAACTGTCTTGGTTTTCCCAGTCCCCGGAGGGCCCCATATTAGTTTGACAGTACTCTGATGGTGGCATTCCCTAGTTACCAAGCAGCTCAAAACTGCATCTTTTTGGGAGTCATTTAAATCAGAAGAGCAGATTCTGTACCTAACGTCTGCAAAGGCAGCACtgcaatttttttccaaaaggcAGGCAGTACAATTTGTGGAATTCTACATGATGTAAAGAAAGGttctcaaaattaattattgCCAAGAATAATATCAAGCCAAAATACACTTTTTGTCCCTAACTCGAGCaattttagtccctaaagttTAAAGTGAACCCTTTTTACCCTTAAAATGATCACTTTTAGTCCATGTAGAGTGATGACATGCCAGTTTTAGTTTGCCACATCATTTAAGAGACTAAAAAGTGATCACTTTAAATTTCCAGGGCAAAAATCGCTCATATACTAAATATTAGAACCAACAAGAACATATTTAAGCCTAATATATATGCCAGACGAAATAAGCAATAATTCTTACCACTGAACTATATTGCAGCACATTCTGAATGATGTTTAAGTTCCCACCTTCCAGCTTAGAGTTCAACGCCATCCATATACGGATATTTGTGTTCATGTTCATCAAGGGAACAGCATAAAGAGTCTctctcttcttgttcttgtcCTTTTTAATCAAGATAGGCTTTGAGGATAATATTGTCATACAACTTTCTTGTCTCACACTCAGAACAAAAGCAACAAGATAGGATCTGTTGGGGCTTACTAAATCCGCAATGCATTTCGGTCTCACATCTGTTATGGCAATGAGGTCCCGAGCCACAGGTTTATATCTCCCACCACGATCCTTGAATTTCCTCACACTTTCAAGTGTAACATGGTAAAAGAGGTCTTTGGGTGTTTCCGATTTCACAAattgtttgacaaaaattatttcacGTGTAGGTGCTTGAGATAGAGTTGACATGCCTGACAACAAGTCAGCATGTGTTTCTTCAGCAAGTGGATCACAGAATGAGGCCATGTACTCTTTCGTCGAGGAGAATGACTGTGGGATCATTCTCATCTGTTAGAGAATCAATAATTATCATCAGAAAGCAGATAAGTACATGAAGTTTTATTTTTCACATGTAGCTAGAATTGTGATAAACATGatatgaatataattgcaaAGCAAGGCTATATCTTTGCACgaaaatggtaaaatattgaaataaataagGACTACATCCAACTCCAAGTTACCATCAATTTTGTATCGGTTAGTTAAATCAAATCACAATAAATGAACTCAGTGCAGATTTTGGAGTAATTATTCAATACTCCGGAAGcaatatttctttctctaagaGATAAACGAGTCAATACGTAAAGGGATTTGATAGCCTCATATCTGAACACATCATGTGTTAAGTATAGACATTCTTAAAAAAAGTGGACACTTTGTGTGAAAGTGTGAACAAACTATACATTAAGGAGtgtaaaacaataattttacgTACGTAAAAGTCTGGGAATCAGCTACCAAGTGAATATGTAATGGATACTATTCCAATTAGTACAATTCTAAAATGCAATGATTCAGCAATACATGAAAAAGAAAGTAAgactaaaagggaaaaaaaatgata from Castanea sativa cultivar Marrone di Chiusa Pesio chromosome 11, ASM4071231v1 harbors:
- the LOC142616219 gene encoding helicase SEN1-like, which translates into the protein MQKKTEVKKEEIPGRGLVDLVFSWSLKDVLNEDLYKYQMRMIPQSFSSTKEYMASFCDPLAEETHADLLSGMSTLSQAPTREIIFVKQFVKSETPKDLFYHVTLESVRKFKDRGGRYKPVARDLIAITDVRPKCIADLVSPNRSYLVAFVLSVRQESCMTILSSKPILIKKDKNKKRETLYAVPLMNMNTNIRIWMALNSKLEGGNLNIIQNVLQYSSVNSTNCTACLLEKNCSAAFADVRYRICSSDLNDSQKDAVLSCLVTRECHHQSTVKLIWGPPGTGKTKTVGFMLCSLLRMKCRTLTCAPTNTALLEVTQRLLKNVTGSLEYDTYGLGDVVLFGNSERMKIFDCPDLLDVFLDNRVKILYECLVSSSGWKGSLLSMMCLLEDPKRQYELYLNERSMTDNKEGTLSFEEFIQRRFDCILKRLNYCIVNLYTHLPTSFISLEVVKNMNLALDFLRSLETLLCTVTVADKGLKQVSGENEQSRLGNLMKSSFVRKDCLRILRSLPQKFPVPDFRCEDEIKKFCLENSCLFFCTVSSSAKLHEVMVKWEVLVIDEAAQLKECESTIPLQLPGLHHAILIGDEQQLPAMVKSKVSEKAEFGRSLFQRLVLLGKKKELLNVQHRMHPSISLFPNRVFYENQILDGPNVKEGRHEKRFLQGNMFGSYSFINVAHGKEEFDNSHSLKNMVEVAVASEIVASLFKESVCTKKKVKVGIISPYKAQVYAIGEKVKNYSVDSNDDFSISIRSVDGFQGGEEDVIIVSTVRCNMNGVVGFLKNHQRANVALTRARHCLWILGNEATLIKRCTIWKDLVIDAKKRGCFYNADEDKSLAQAITVALVEHNQIHILLNMDSFLFKKARWKVSFSNDFLKSMLKVENAETCKEVLTLLENLANGWRHEMKKLFYHNGTSSQLLEQYKVNGFLNLVWTVDILEENSYYIQILKVWDILPLSEMPRLANRLDVLFENYTVDKMNRCKHKSLNRSLVVPMRWPIGSNSCTEADLVQSLSEPLASLSLRDDLESSSTTFR